The following are from one region of the Gossypium hirsutum isolate 1008001.06 chromosome D03, Gossypium_hirsutum_v2.1, whole genome shotgun sequence genome:
- the LOC107950736 gene encoding uncharacterized protein, which produces MTENSYTSLKAGIGERPFDNASVYLGHVWLGESVCIPPPIPWAHHQTGVWLGVITLHPDSLPPLLPPLAIIAIPHRKRRIGIPPNSHFLFRFLSIILSNVSLPYCKVLVLLNGEQPGGLASTSEKFLKAETTLVQMPDLIDTGDPDDYNGLDSSTKDQNYQNTTVRTTTPLIDDLLGDGIGTNLSTSELKNDDDPFADVSFHTTKGRKNVDDLLWDECR; this is translated from the exons AATTCCTACACAAGCCTGAAAGCAGGGATTGGAGAGAGACCTTTTGACAAT GCAAGTGTTTACTTAGGGCATGTTTGGTTGGGGGAATCAGTATGCATTCCCCCCCCAATTCCCTGGGCCCACCACCAAACGGgcgtttggttgggtgtaataaCATTACACCCCGATTCCCTTCCGCCCCTATTACCCCCATTGGCTATAATAGCCATTCCCCACAGAAAGCGCCGAATAGGGATTCCCCCcaattctcattttcttttccgTTTTTTGTCCATCATCCTCTCCAACGTTTCCCTTCCATATTGCAAG GTATTAGTCCTTTTGAATGGGGAACAACCTGGTGGTTTGGCAAGTACTTCAGAAAAGTTTTTGAAAGCTGAGACCACACTTGTTCAAATGCCTGACCTGATCGACACTGGTGATCCAGATGATTACAATGGACTAGATAGTTCCACAAAAgatcaaaattatcaaaatactacAGTACGGACAACAACACCTCTTATTGATGACTTACTAGGAGATGGTATTGGTACTAATCTCAGCACCAGTGAACTGAAAAATGATGATGATCCCTTTGCAGATGTCTCATTTCACACTACTAAGGGAAGAAAAAATGTGGATGATCTCCTCTGGGATGAGTGTAGATGA
- the LOC107932695 gene encoding DEAD-box ATP-dependent RNA helicase 32-like isoform X1, with protein MVELYNKTQRLPSPSINASAPFRKVSMKQNYHNEIRSATRILKKKKLKINVHRPVGTRVVFDEEGNTQAPLAMLADKTSGGILLDQDIEGVVEDSISSSWKSQGLALLQVECYLMLHSMVVYLSRNLN; from the exons ATGGTCGAATTATACAACAAGACACAAAGACTTCCAAGTCCTTCCATAAATGCATCAGCTCCTTTTAGAAAGGTAAGTATGAAGCAGAACTATCATAATGAAATAAG GTCAGCAACACGGATCTTGAAGAAAAAAAAGCTGAAGATCAATGTTCATAGGCCTGTGGGGACAAGGGTTGTCTTTGATGAGGAAGGCAACACACAGGCTCCACTTGCTATGTTGGCTGACAAGACGAGCGGCGGTATACTGCTGGACCAAG ATATTGAAGGTGTAGTGGAggattcaatctcttcaagctggAAAAGCCAAGGCTTAGCGCTTCTTCAAGTAGAGTGTTATTTAATGTTGCATTCCATGGTCGTTTATCTTAGTCGGAACTTGAATTAG
- the LOC107932695 gene encoding uncharacterized protein isoform X2: MAAYQRKRSFANQTRSATRILKKKKLKINVHRPVGTRVVFDEEGNTQAPLAMLADKTSGGILLDQDIEGVVEDSISSSWKSQGLALLQVECYLMLHSMVVYLSRNLN, encoded by the exons ATGGCCGCCTACCAAAGAAAACGAAGTTTTGCCAATCAAACTAG GTCAGCAACACGGATCTTGAAGAAAAAAAAGCTGAAGATCAATGTTCATAGGCCTGTGGGGACAAGGGTTGTCTTTGATGAGGAAGGCAACACACAGGCTCCACTTGCTATGTTGGCTGACAAGACGAGCGGCGGTATACTGCTGGACCAAG ATATTGAAGGTGTAGTGGAggattcaatctcttcaagctggAAAAGCCAAGGCTTAGCGCTTCTTCAAGTAGAGTGTTATTTAATGTTGCATTCCATGGTCGTTTATCTTAGTCGGAACTTGAATTAG
- the LOC107932695 gene encoding uncharacterized protein isoform X3 — protein sequence MHQLLLERSATRILKKKKLKINVHRPVGTRVVFDEEGNTQAPLAMLADKTSGGILLDQDIEGVVEDSISSSWKSQGLALLQVECYLMLHSMVVYLSRNLN from the exons ATGCATCAGCTCCTTTTAGAAAG GTCAGCAACACGGATCTTGAAGAAAAAAAAGCTGAAGATCAATGTTCATAGGCCTGTGGGGACAAGGGTTGTCTTTGATGAGGAAGGCAACACACAGGCTCCACTTGCTATGTTGGCTGACAAGACGAGCGGCGGTATACTGCTGGACCAAG ATATTGAAGGTGTAGTGGAggattcaatctcttcaagctggAAAAGCCAAGGCTTAGCGCTTCTTCAAGTAGAGTGTTATTTAATGTTGCATTCCATGGTCGTTTATCTTAGTCGGAACTTGAATTAG